In a genomic window of Halobiforma lacisalsi AJ5:
- a CDS encoding ornithine cyclodeaminase family protein, with product MVRVLSDEDVASVLDLEDLLPVVADAFRKAEAGEVERPERPHYPIGAGLESDSSTGETAEPTGTGLCMPAYVHGADYAATKLVTVVDDNPERGLPTVTAQIALADAETGQPVGYLAGNRITGARTGCIGGLAARELAPEPDEQDTLDVAVIGAGTQARWQTRAIATATDADLESVRVYSPSDSRFDCAADLEAELDASVEAVSSPAAAVEDASIVVTATTSTEPVFPGDALEPNALVIAVGAYTPEMRELDATTVERAERVVADVPSEALETGDLRGFPALEDEIESLGAALSDDSPRHQQRGSGIVVVESVGSAVLDAAAAAFVFDRAAERGVGTTVPL from the coding sequence ATGGTACGCGTACTCTCCGACGAGGACGTCGCTTCGGTCCTCGACCTCGAGGACCTGCTTCCCGTCGTCGCAGACGCCTTCCGGAAAGCGGAGGCCGGCGAGGTCGAACGACCGGAACGCCCCCACTACCCGATCGGGGCCGGACTCGAGTCCGACTCGAGCACGGGCGAGACCGCGGAGCCGACCGGCACCGGACTCTGTATGCCCGCGTACGTCCACGGGGCCGACTACGCCGCGACGAAGCTCGTGACGGTCGTCGATGACAACCCGGAGCGGGGCCTGCCGACCGTCACCGCACAGATCGCGCTGGCCGACGCCGAAACGGGCCAGCCGGTCGGCTACCTCGCGGGTAACCGGATCACGGGCGCACGGACCGGCTGTATCGGCGGACTGGCGGCCCGTGAACTCGCGCCCGAACCCGACGAGCAGGACACGCTCGACGTCGCCGTGATCGGTGCGGGCACGCAGGCCCGCTGGCAGACCCGTGCGATCGCCACAGCGACCGACGCCGACCTCGAGTCGGTCCGGGTCTACTCCCCGAGCGACTCACGGTTCGACTGCGCCGCGGACCTCGAGGCCGAACTCGACGCGTCCGTGGAGGCCGTCTCGTCGCCCGCCGCCGCCGTCGAGGACGCGTCGATCGTCGTTACCGCGACGACGAGTACGGAGCCGGTGTTCCCGGGCGACGCCCTGGAGCCGAACGCGCTCGTGATCGCCGTCGGCGCGTACACGCCGGAGATGCGAGAACTGGACGCGACGACCGTCGAGCGCGCCGAGCGGGTCGTCGCGGACGTCCCCTCGGAGGCCCTCGAGACCGGCGACTTGCGGGGCTTCCCGGCCCTCGAGGACGAAATCGAGTCGCTCGGGGCCGCCCTCTCGGACGACTCGCCCCGACACCAGCAGCGAGGGAGCGGGATCGTCGTCGTGGAAAGCGTCGGCTCCGCGGTGCTAGACGCCGCGGCTGCGGCTTTCGTCTTCGATCGCGCGGCCGAGCGCGGTGTCGGGACGACGGTCCCGCTTTGA
- a CDS encoding winged helix-turn-helix domain-containing protein, whose translation MSFGVPSSDDRSAPDLAAIVSALDDDGCREIVTVLEEPLTAQELSGRIDRPLSTTYRKLDRLTEAGLVTETVGVRSGSHHKSRYVADFERVSIGFGDDGDFDVDLERSKDCSVGIWSEIQREF comes from the coding sequence ATGTCATTCGGCGTTCCGTCGTCAGACGATAGGTCGGCGCCAGACCTCGCGGCGATAGTCAGCGCCCTGGACGACGACGGCTGCCGCGAAATCGTCACCGTCCTCGAGGAGCCGCTGACGGCCCAGGAGCTGTCCGGCCGGATCGACCGCCCGCTGTCGACGACCTACCGGAAACTCGACCGGCTGACGGAGGCGGGACTGGTCACCGAAACGGTCGGGGTGCGGTCGGGCAGCCACCACAAGTCACGCTACGTCGCCGACTTCGAGCGGGTCTCGATCGGATTCGGCGACGACGGTGATTTCGACGTCGACCTCGAGCGTTCGAAGGACTGCTCGGTCGGCATCTGGTCGGAGATCCAGCGCGAGTTCTGA
- a CDS encoding cob(I)yrinic acid a,c-diamide adenosyltransferase, which yields MSDDMPSAGVEDTPGEGRTPEAERIEPSAPEEFGLVQVWWGDGKGKTTATLGMGMRAAGHGFRVHMLQFMKGGASSVDAVRGEYNAIAALPGFSYENLGHYGWHGMPDGSDEEKHEAQAQAGLERARELLAGAAEAALDEPIALDGDPDDGVHMLILDEVLYAADRGLLAEDDVLALIDDKPADLELVLSGSHTEPTYLEDRADLITNVRKQAHPIENGQRARRGTEF from the coding sequence ATGAGCGACGATATGCCATCTGCGGGAGTCGAGGACACGCCCGGCGAGGGACGAACGCCGGAGGCGGAGCGCATCGAGCCGTCGGCGCCCGAGGAGTTCGGCCTCGTCCAGGTCTGGTGGGGCGACGGCAAGGGAAAGACCACCGCTACGCTCGGCATGGGCATGCGTGCGGCCGGCCACGGCTTCCGTGTCCACATGCTCCAGTTCATGAAAGGCGGCGCCTCGAGCGTCGACGCCGTCCGCGGCGAGTACAACGCCATCGCCGCCCTGCCGGGGTTCAGCTACGAGAACCTCGGCCACTACGGCTGGCACGGGATGCCCGACGGCAGCGACGAGGAGAAACACGAGGCCCAGGCCCAGGCGGGCCTCGAGCGCGCCCGCGAGTTGCTCGCGGGAGCCGCCGAAGCGGCCCTCGACGAACCGATCGCCCTCGACGGTGACCCCGACGACGGTGTCCACATGCTCATCCTCGACGAGGTGCTGTACGCCGCGGATCGAGGGCTACTCGCCGAGGACGACGTGCTCGCGCTGATCGACGACAAGCCCGCGGACCTCGAACTCGTGCTCTCGGGGAGCCACACGGAGCCGACGTACCTCGAGGACCGTGCGGACCTGATCACGAACGTCCGCAAGCAGGCCCATCCGATCGAGAACGGCCAGCGGGCCCGTCGTGGGACGGAGTTCTGA
- a CDS encoding ABC transporter ATP-binding protein → MAAIRVDGLCKSYGSVRAVDGMDFRVERGELFGFLGPNGAGKTTTIRALTGQIAPDSGDVRVLGCDPTAEPIETRRRVGILPEQGSPPSFLTPREYLEFVGSVRDLEPEYVAERIDRWTDRLGFGGKLDTLHTDLSRGQQQKVMIAQAFLHEPEAVLIDEPLANLDPLVQEQVKRFLVAYAADDNAVFVSTHNIDVAESICTRVGIVADGRMVTERSLAAETDGANGDADADADPLLDVFLEEVTDAAARDLPSSARERIEGEGEAGDSERDPRLEATGR, encoded by the coding sequence ATGGCTGCTATTCGGGTCGACGGGTTGTGCAAGTCGTACGGGTCCGTCCGCGCCGTGGACGGGATGGACTTCCGCGTCGAGCGCGGCGAGCTGTTCGGCTTTCTCGGCCCGAACGGGGCCGGCAAGACGACCACGATCCGGGCGCTGACGGGGCAAATAGCGCCCGACAGCGGCGACGTTCGGGTTCTCGGCTGTGATCCGACGGCCGAACCGATCGAGACACGGCGACGCGTCGGCATCCTTCCGGAACAGGGCTCGCCGCCGAGTTTCCTCACCCCACGGGAGTACCTCGAGTTCGTCGGCAGCGTCCGCGACCTCGAGCCGGAATACGTCGCCGAGCGGATCGACCGCTGGACGGACCGGCTCGGCTTCGGCGGGAAACTCGACACGTTGCACACCGACCTCTCGCGCGGCCAGCAACAGAAGGTGATGATCGCGCAGGCGTTCCTCCACGAGCCGGAGGCAGTCCTGATCGACGAGCCGCTGGCGAACCTCGACCCGCTCGTCCAGGAGCAGGTCAAGCGGTTCCTCGTCGCGTACGCGGCCGACGATAACGCCGTCTTCGTCTCGACGCACAACATCGACGTGGCCGAGTCGATCTGTACGCGCGTCGGGATCGTCGCCGACGGGCGGATGGTGACCGAACGCTCGCTCGCAGCGGAGACCGACGGCGCGAACGGGGACGCAGACGCCGATGCGGACCCGCTGCTCGACGTGTTCCTCGAGGAAGTGACGGATGCAGCGGCCCGCGACCTGCCCTCGTCGGCCCGCGAACGGATCGAGGGCGAAGGCGAAGCGGGCGATTCCGAACGCGATCCGCGACTCGAGGCGACGGGCCGATGA